The Verrucomicrobiota bacterium genome includes a window with the following:
- a CDS encoding ABC transporter permease has protein sequence MGTRDSRAKFKHVLNVLGPFLGLLFVIGLFCLSEEVRPYFMTGANFKIILVQTVIVAIGALGMTMIIVSGGIDLSVGSVVALTSVVGATLLVKGYSPGAAMALTILVGGGIGLLNGLAIAGLRMLPFIVTLGMMGVGRGTAKWLAGNQTVNAPESPVNNLMALVDPLSLFPLPPGVWIAVALAFAMAVVMRQTVFGRYVFAIGSNESTARLCGIRVQFYKVLIYALAGLFFGLAGLMQLSRLTQGDPTVAIGLELDIIAAVVIGGASLNGGAGSILGSMIGALIMAVLRNGSNQMGWQTYMQEIIIGIVIILAVGLDRLRQSRAAN, from the coding sequence ATGGGCACGCGAGATTCGAGAGCGAAATTCAAGCATGTGTTGAATGTGCTGGGGCCTTTCCTGGGTTTGCTGTTCGTCATCGGCTTGTTCTGCTTGAGCGAGGAAGTGCGGCCTTACTTTATGACCGGTGCCAATTTCAAAATCATCCTCGTCCAAACCGTCATCGTGGCCATTGGCGCGCTGGGCATGACGATGATCATCGTGAGCGGCGGCATTGACCTCAGCGTCGGGTCCGTCGTGGCTTTGACAAGTGTGGTCGGCGCGACTTTGCTGGTGAAGGGTTACTCCCCCGGCGCGGCCATGGCGTTGACGATTCTAGTGGGCGGCGGCATCGGCTTGCTGAACGGGCTGGCCATCGCCGGGCTACGCATGCTCCCGTTCATCGTGACGCTGGGCATGATGGGGGTCGGACGCGGCACCGCCAAATGGCTGGCGGGAAATCAAACGGTGAACGCGCCCGAATCGCCCGTGAACAACCTCATGGCCCTGGTGGATCCGCTGAGTCTTTTTCCATTGCCGCCAGGGGTTTGGATCGCGGTCGCGCTGGCCTTCGCGATGGCTGTGGTGATGCGCCAGACTGTTTTTGGCCGCTACGTGTTCGCCATTGGCTCCAACGAAAGCACGGCGCGGTTGTGCGGGATTCGCGTGCAGTTTTACAAAGTCCTGATTTATGCGCTGGCGGGTCTGTTCTTCGGGCTGGCCGGGTTGATGCAGCTTTCGCGGCTGACGCAAGGCGATCCAACAGTGGCCATCGGCCTCGAACTCGACATCATTGCTGCGGTCGTGATCGGAGGCGCAAGCCTCAACGGCGGCGCCGGCAGCATCCTCGGCTCGATGATCGGCGCGCTGATCATGGCGGTGCTGCGCAATGGCTCGAACCAGATGGGATGGCAGACCTACATGCAGGAAATCATCATCGGGATCGTCATCATCCTGGCGGTGGGCTTGGATCGACTGAGGCAGAGTCGGGCTGCGAACTGA
- a CDS encoding sugar phosphate isomerase/epimerase, with protein MKKSINQWAFPYPQKMSLEECLKLAKRAGFDGIELNYDLDNDLSPKAGTKEFQAIRKMADKIGIAISGLCSFLFWPYPLTSNDPEKRTRGLDLAGKMAQAAHDLGVRNLLVVPGAVHIPWRTDHEPVPNDVCDRRAREAVGKLVPQAEKLGVYLNIENIFFNGYLMTPMEMNAFVDSFQSAHVRVHFDTGNISMFQHAEHWIPILGKRIQNIHFKEFTKKGTDYSLETFRPLLDGTTNWPAVMEALDQIGYRGYVTFEYFHPYPHYPEALIYQTSDSLDRMLGRLA; from the coding sequence ATGAAGAAATCGATCAACCAGTGGGCGTTCCCGTATCCGCAAAAGATGTCGTTGGAGGAATGCCTGAAGCTGGCCAAGCGCGCCGGCTTCGACGGCATCGAACTCAATTACGATCTGGACAATGATCTTTCGCCCAAAGCGGGGACAAAGGAGTTTCAGGCGATTCGGAAGATGGCGGACAAGATCGGCATCGCGATCAGCGGCCTTTGTTCGTTCCTTTTCTGGCCATACCCGCTCACGAGCAACGATCCGGAAAAACGGACGCGCGGCCTGGATCTCGCGGGCAAGATGGCGCAGGCGGCCCACGATCTCGGCGTGAGGAATCTGCTGGTCGTGCCCGGCGCCGTCCATATTCCCTGGCGCACCGATCACGAGCCGGTTCCGAACGACGTGTGCGATCGCCGCGCGCGCGAAGCGGTCGGGAAACTGGTCCCGCAGGCAGAGAAGCTCGGCGTCTATCTGAACATCGAGAATATCTTCTTCAACGGTTACCTCATGACGCCGATGGAAATGAACGCGTTCGTGGACAGCTTCCAGAGCGCGCACGTGCGGGTTCACTTCGATACCGGGAACATCTCCATGTTCCAGCACGCGGAGCATTGGATTCCCATTCTGGGCAAGCGGATTCAGAACATTCACTTCAAGGAATTCACCAAGAAGGGGACCGATTATTCGCTGGAAACGTTCCGGCCGCTCCTGGACGGCACGACGAATTGGCCCGCGGTCATGGAGGCGCTCGATCAGATTGGATATCGCGGCTACGTCACGTTCGAGTATTTCCATCCGTATCCGCACTATCCGGAGGCGCTGATTTACCAGACGTCCGATTCGCTGGATCGGATGCTGGGGCGGCTGGCGTGA